From Betta splendens chromosome 3, fBetSpl5.4, whole genome shotgun sequence, the proteins below share one genomic window:
- the slc38a7 gene encoding sodium-coupled neutral amino acid transporter 7 has product MAINADVEDWGGVGSSDPGERAWLLQSPSVDSIRHLETDRRNGGVSSMGAVFIVVNAALGAGLLNFPAAFNMAGGVTAGVTLQMLMLIFIISGLVVLGYCSQVSNENTYQEVVRATCGKVTGVLCEVAIAVYTFGTCIAFFIVIGDQLDRLIAAVAHDPDASATAHWYTDRKFTIAVTALLVILPLSIPKEIGFQKYASALSVMGTWYVTIVIIVKYIWPDEEVTPAYVPTSSASWTAVFNAMPTICFGFQCHVSCVPVFNSMSRKEIKPWGVVVTLSMIICLFVYTGTGVCGYLTFGSGVSQDVLMSYPPDDIAVAIARAFIVICVITSYPILHFCGRAVVEGLWLRFRGEQVEVCVRREQRRRILQTLVWCTVTLVLALFIPDIGRVISLIGGLAACFIFVFPGLCLMQAKLSETDDRSASWHGLLSFGIAMVTIGAFIFGLTTTNSIYQDIVS; this is encoded by the exons ATGGCGATAAATGCTGATGTTGAAGATTGGGGTGGCGTTGGGAGCAGTGACCCTGGAGAAAGGGCATGGCTCCTGCAGAGTCCCAGCGTGGACTCAATCCGGCACCTGGAGACCGACAGGCGGAATGGGGGTGTGTCGTCTATGGGAGCAGTCTTCATCGTGGTGAATGCAGCACTGGGTGCAGGTCTTCTCAACTTCCCAGCAGCCTTCAATATGGCAGGAGGAGTAACTGCAGGAGTTACGCTTCAAATG ttaATGCTGATCTTTATAATCAGTGGACTGGTGGTTCTGGGCTACTGCTCCCAG GTCAGTAATGAAAACACGTATCAGGAGGTTGTTCGTGCCACTTGTGGGAAAGTCACAGGAGTCTTATGTGAAGTAGCCATTGCCGTGTACACCTTTGGGACATGCATAGCTTTCTTCATCGTCATTGGAGACCAGCTGGATCGCC TAATTGCAGCAGTGGCTCATGACCCAGATGCTTCAGCCACGGCTCATTGGTACACTGATCGCAAATTCACCATCGCTGTCACTGCGCTCCTGGTTATTCTTCCCCTTTCCATTCCCAAGGAGATTGGCTTTCAGAAATATGCCAG TGCTCTGAGTGTGATGGGAACCTGGTACGTTACCATTGTTATCATAGTGAAGTACATCTGGCCCGATGAGGAGGTGACTCCAGCCTATGTTCCCACCAG TTCTGCTTCATGGACTGCAGTTTTCAATGCAATGCCCACCATATGCTTTGGCTTCCAG TGTCATGTCAGCTGTGTGCCAGTATTCAACAGCATGAGCAGGAAGGAGATCAAGCCTTGGGGAGTTGTAGTTACACTCAGCATGATAATCTGCCTCTTTGTTTACACAGGAACAG GCGTCTGTGGCTACCTGACGTTTGGCTCCGGTGTCAGTCAGGATGTGCTGATGTCGTACCCTCCTGATGATATTGCTGTGGCCATCGCCAGAGCCTTTATTGTCATATGTGTCATCACCTCCTACCCTATTTTACACTTCTGTGGCAG GGCAGTGGTGGAAGGACTTTGGCTGCGTTTCCGAGGCGAGCAGGTGGAGGTATGCGTGCGCcgtgagcagaggaggaggattctGCAGACCCTGGTGTGGTGCACCGTGACCCTCGTCCTCGCCCTCTTCATCCCAGACATTGGTCGAGTGATCTCCCTGATTGGAGGGCTGGCAGCCTGCTTCATCTTCGTCTTCCCAG GGTTGTGTTTGATGCAAGCCAAACTATCAGAGACCGATGACCGATCTGCCAG CTGGCACGGACTGCTGAGCTTTGGCATTGCCATGGTTACCATTGGAGCGTTCATATTTGGTCTCACTACAACCAACTCTATCTATCAAGACATTGTGAGCTAA
- the LOC114852311 gene encoding transcription factor E2F4-like, protein MDHDFSPDEEIDISDPNPKNQRTQRSLTVLTTKFMELIQEAKDGELDLKDAIHILTSGQRRRIYDITNVLEGIGLIVKIDKRIIKWVGDVSYKLTKRLRELMSELEDLEQKEFMLDQHKHSVEQSIRDITEDCSNLTYVNHDDICNCFSGNTLLAIRPPSGTQLDVPIPKAVQDGPVKYQIYLKSSSGPIDVVLLNKGSVNSVPLVLPVPPPEEMLQSAMLAMSASNDTQSRNTHLQASPDTTKMPTEDMHPLQSRPFLKTEPDSAAASKWPDFSKELRNLLDSPNEIMNANIITKLVASQVLSPLLHLSPPPSDHKPIYNLDDSETLCDLYDVSVLNA, encoded by the exons ATGGATCATGATTTTAGCCCAGACGAAGAGATCGATATATCGGATCCGAACCCCAAGAACCAGAGGACGCAGAGGAGCCTCACTGTGCTGACCACGAAGTTCATGGAGTTAATTCAAGAAGCCAAAGACGGTGAGCTGGACCTCAAAGAT GCCATACATATATTGACTTCTGGGCAGAGGAGGCGAATCTATGATATCACAAATGTACTGGAGGGCATTGGTCTGATTGTAAAAATAGACAAGAGGATCATAAAGTGGGT GGGTGATGTATCTTATAAGTTAACAAAGAGACTGAGAGAGTTAATGTCAGAGTTGGAGGATTTGGAGCAGAAGGAATTCATGCTGGACCAGCATAAACACTCGGTGGAACAGAGCATCAGGGACATTACAGAAGACTGCAGTAA TCTGACCTATGTGAATCACGACGATATTTGCAACTGCTTCAGTG GCAACACACTTTTAGCCATACGGCCGCCATCTGGCACGCAGCTAGATGTCCCCATTCCCAAAGCT GTCCAGGACGGCCCAGTAAAGTACCAGATCTATCTCAAGAGCAGCAGTGGACCTATAGATGTTGTACTACTGAACAAAGGCTCTGTCAACTCGGTTCCGTTAGTATTGCCAGTTCCGCCACCAGAGGAAATGTTGCAGAGTGCCATGTTAGCCATGTCTGCTTCAAACGAtacacaaagcagaaacacacatttacaagcTTCACCTGATACTACAAAGATGCCCACGGAGGACATGCACCCTCTCCAATCACGGCCATTTTTAAAGACAGAGCCGGACAGTGCTGCCGCATCTAAAT GGCCAGATTTCTCCAAGGAATTGAGAAACCTACTAGACTCACCCAATG AAATAATGAATGCAAATATCATCACAAAGCTTGTGGCCTCTCAGG ttctttctcCACTCCTTCATCTGTCTCCGCCTCCTTCTGACCATAAACCCATCTATAACCTGGACGACAGTGAAACCCTCTGTGATCTCTATGATGTTTCTGTTCTCAATGCTTGA
- the got2b gene encoding glutamic-oxaloacetic transaminase 2b, mitochondrial — MALLKSNKVIHCLGNISPCLGVLSTRSSSWWGGVQMGPPDPILGVTEAFKRDTNPKKMNLGVGAYRDDQGKPFVLSCVRKAEALIASKQMEKEYLPIGGLGEFNKACAELALGDNNDVLKSGRSITVQTISGTGSLRVGANFLSRFHAGPRDVYLPKPSWGNHTPIFRDAGMQLKAYRYYDPSTCGFDFKGAFEDISKIPEQSVILLHACAHNPTGVDPRPEQWKEISDIVKKRNLLVFFDMAYQGFASGDINRDAWAVRHFIEQGHNIVLSQSFAKNMGLYGERVGGFTVVCNDAEEAKRVESQIKILIRPIYSNPPINGARIATTILNTPDLRSLWLEEVHGMANRIIKMREQLVAGLKKEGSSHNWQHVIDQIGMFCFTGLKPEQVERLINEFSVYMTKDGRISMAGVTSGNVGYLAHAIHEVTK; from the exons ATGGCCCTGCTCAAGTCCAACAAGGTGATCCACTGTCTGGGGAACATCTCCCCCTGCCTGGGAGTTTTGTCCACCCGCAGCAG CTCATGGTGGGGGGGTGTTCAGATGGGTCCCCCCGATCCCATTCTGGGTGTCACCGAGGCCTTCAAGAGGGACACCAACCCCAAGAAAATGAACCTGGGTGTTGGAGCCTACAGGGATGACCAGGGCAAGCCCTTTGTGCTGAGTTGTGTCCGCAAG GCTGAAGCTTTGATTGCATCCAAGCAGATGGAAAAGGAGTACCTTCCCATCGGGGGTCTGGGGGAGTTTAACAAGGCCTGTGCTGAACTGGCTCTTGGTGATAATAATGATGTCTTGAAGAGTGGCAGG AGCATCACTGTCCAGACCATCTCAGGAACTGGATCTCTGCGCGTTGGAGCCAACTTTTTG TCTCGTTTCCACGCGGGTCCGCGTGATGTGTACCTTCCCAAGCCCTCATGGGGAAACCACACGCCCATCTTCAGAGACGCTGGGATGCAGCTCAAAGCATACCGGTACTACGATCCCTCCACCTGTGGCTTTGACTTCAAAGGAGCTTTCGAGGACATCTCT AAAATCCCGGAGCAGAGTGTGATCCTCTTGCATGCTTGTGCCCACAACCCAACAGGTGTGGACCCCAGGCCTGAGCAGTGGAAAGAGATTTCTGACATTGTGAAG AAAAGGAACCTGCTCGTGTTCTTTGATATGGCCTATCAGGGCTTTGCCAGTGGAGACATCAATCGTGATGCCTGGGCTGTGCGCCACTTCATCGAACAAGGCCACAACATCGTGCTGTCCCAGTCCTTCGCTAAGAACATGGGACTCTATG GTGAGCGTGTGGGAGGCTTCACTGTGGTGTGTAATGATGCAGAGGAAGCAAAGAGAGTGGAGTCCCAGATTAAAATCCTCATCAGACCCATTTACTCTAACCCACCGATTAACGGTGCAAGAATCGCAACTACCATCCTCAACACACCGGATCTCCGTTCACTGTG GCTTGAAGAGGTGCACGGTATGGCTAACCGCATCATTAAGATGAGAGAGCAGCTGGTGGCTGGTCTGAAAAAGGAGGGCTCCAGCCACAACTGGCAGCACGTCATCGACCAGATTGGGATGTTCTGCTTCACAGGCCTAAAACCTGAGCAG GTTGAGCGCTTGATAAATGAATTCTCAGTGTACATGACCAAGGACGGCAGGATTTCCATGGCAGGCGTGACCTCTGGAAACGTGGGCTACCTGGCACATGCGATCCACGAGGTCACCAAGTAG
- the si:ch211-122f10.4 gene encoding cathepsin A-like, whose amino-acid sequence MFPGALLLLCSLAVIPLPSRAQYAPDEVTSLPGMMFKPNYRQWSGYLQARPGKFLHYWFVTSQRAPSKDPLVLWLNGGPGCSSLDGFLSENGPFHVDDNGATLYENPFSWNKIANILYLESPAGVGYSYSDDQKYATDDDQVADDNYRALQSFFAKFPNFTQNEFFIFGESYGGIYAPTLSLRVATGAAKINFKGFAVGNGLSSFALNDQSLIYFGYYHGLFGETLWRDLNINCCDKGSCNFYDSSSETCKTLVIVAFGIVYNSGLNEYALYMDCQGQRSSRAYEWAMSLLYKNYRQHSHKFQHQVTPGSLGEVPPCINSTAQTTWLNRGDVRKALHIPDTLPPWDICSAAVGGNYTVLYPTVKAVYLKLLSLGLRALVYNGDTDMACNFLGDQWFVEDLGLKATTKYQSWRYEDQIAGFFQQFGNITFLTVKGAGHMVPQWAPGPAFQMFQTFITNEPY is encoded by the exons ATGTTTCCcggggcgctgctgctgctgtgctcgcTGGCCGTCATTCCTCTCCCGTCTCGGGCTCAGTATGCTCCTGATGAGGTTACCAGCCTGCCTGGAATGATGTTCAAGCCCAACTATCGACAGTGGTCCGGATACCTCCAGGCCCGGCCGGGCAAGTTTCTGCACTACTG GTTTGTGACGTCTCAGAGGGCCCCGTCCAAGGACCCCCTGGTGCTCTGGCTCAACGGGGGTCCAGGCTGTAGCTCGCTCGATGGCTTCCTGTCAGAGAATGGGCCGTTTCAC GTGGATGACAACGGTGCTACACTATATGAAAACCCGTTCAGCTGGAACAAGATTGCCAACATTCTGTATCTAGAATCCCCTGCAGGGGTGGGATATTCCTACTCTGATGACCAGAAGTATGCAACTGACGATGACCAG GTAGCTGATGATAATTACAGAGCCCTGCAGAGCTTCTTTGCCAAGTTTCCAAATTTCACTCAAAACGAGTTCTTCATCTTCGGGGAGAGTTATGGTGGAATATATGCACCGACCCTCAGCCTGCGTGTGGCTACAGGAGCTGCCAAGATCAACTTCAAG gGCTTTGCAGTAGGAAATGGTCTCAGCAGCTTTGCTCTCAATGACCAGTCTCTGATCTACTTTGGTTACTATCATGGCCTCTTTGGAGAAAC ATTATGGCGTGACCTGAACATAAATTGCTGTGACAAAGGAAGCTGTAACTTTTATGACTCGAGCTCAGAAACCTGCAAGACACTG GTGATTGTGGCTTTTGGTATCGTGTATAACAGCGGACTGAATGAATATGCTCTGTACATGGATTGCCAGGGCCAAAGGTCTTCCAGAGCCTATGAGTGGGCCATGAGTCTTCTTTATAAGAACTACCGACAGCACAGCCACAAG TTCCAACATCAGGTGACTCCAGGGTCTCTTGGTGAAGTTCCCCCCTGCATCAACAGTACGGCTCAGACTACCTGGCTGAACAGAGGAGATGTGAGGAAAGCTTTGCACATACCTGACACACTGCCACCATGGGACATCTGCAG CGCTGCTGTTGGAGGGAACTACACAGTCTTGTACCCGACGGTGAAGGCGGTTTACCTGAAGCTGCTCTCTCTGGGCCTGCGGGCGCTCGTGTACAACGGAGACACGGACATGGCCTGCAACTTCCTGGGAGACCAGTGGTTCGTGGAGGACCTCGGTCTAAAG GCAACAACTAAGTATCAGAGCTGGCGATATGAAGACCAGATTGCTGGTTTCTTCCAGCAGTTTGGAAATATCACTTTCCTGACTGTAAAG GGTGCTGGTCACATGGTACCTCAGtgggctccaggtccagcttTCCAGATGTTCCAGACTTTCATAACAAATGAACCCTATTGA